A genomic region of Caulobacter vibrioides contains the following coding sequences:
- a CDS encoding polysaccharide biosynthesis/export family protein, translated as MIGFSKLSRVFAMWAAVVFMMVSTSSGMAHAQVGSEPAPVTGAAQAIDYLLGPGDKVRVTVYGEESLSGEFFVAGSGLMSLPLIGEIKVGGMTVGQFQSAVQDKLKDGYLKDPRVSAEVLTFRPFYILGEVEKPGTYPYTSGLTVQNAVATAGGFTYRADKKNVFIKRNGATSEVKGELTPSTLVAPGDTIRIGERFF; from the coding sequence ATGATCGGTTTTTCGAAACTCTCGCGCGTGTTCGCCATGTGGGCGGCCGTGGTTTTCATGATGGTATCGACGTCGAGCGGCATGGCTCATGCCCAGGTCGGCTCCGAACCCGCGCCCGTGACGGGCGCGGCGCAGGCGATAGACTATCTGCTGGGCCCGGGCGACAAGGTTCGGGTCACTGTGTATGGCGAGGAATCGCTGTCGGGCGAGTTCTTCGTAGCCGGCAGCGGGCTGATGTCCTTGCCCCTGATTGGCGAGATCAAGGTCGGCGGCATGACCGTCGGCCAGTTCCAGTCGGCGGTCCAGGACAAGCTGAAGGATGGCTATCTGAAGGACCCGCGCGTCAGCGCCGAAGTGCTGACCTTCCGCCCGTTTTACATCCTGGGCGAAGTCGAGAAGCCGGGCACCTACCCCTACACCTCTGGCCTGACGGTCCAGAACGCTGTGGCGACGGCGGGCGGCTTCACCTACCGGGCCGATAAGAAGAACGTTTTCATCAAACGCAATGGCGCAACGTCGGAAGTTAAGGGCGAACTGACGCCCTCGACCTTGGTGGCGCCTGGCGACACGATCCGGATCGGCGAGCGCTTCTTCTGA